The genomic segment ATCGCAATCGCCCTGGCAATCGGATTAGGGCATCTGGCAGGACGAACCTCGGCGCAGCCCTCCGCCCCCGAGACTGCTTTCCACTGGCCCGAAGGCAAACGGGCGGCCGTGAGTCTCACCTTCGACGACTCACGCACGTCGCAAATTGATGCCGGGCTGGTCGTACTGAACAAAGCAGGAGTGAAGGCGACCTTCTATGCCCAGGCGCCCGGGATTGAAAAGCGGCTCGATGGCTGGAAGCAGGCGGTAGCGGCAGGGCACGAAATCGGCAGCCACACGGTCACGCACCCCTGCACCGGTAACTACCCGTTCTCACGTAGCAATGCCCTTGAGGATTACGACCTAAACAGGATGGCTGAACAACTCGATGAGAACAGCCGGCGCATTCACAGCCTACTCGGCGTCACGCCCAAAGACTTCGCGTACCCCTGCGGCTTGAAGTTCGTTGGCCGCGGAATGCAAACCAAGAGCTACGTCCCTCTGATCGCCAAACGCTTCCTGACTGGGCGCGGCTACCTTGATGAAGCGCCTAACGACCCCTCGTTCGTAGACCTCACGCAGGCCATGGGCACTCCCTTCGACGACCTCGACTTCGATCACATGAAGCAAGTTGTAGACGACGCGAAAAGAAACGGCAGCTGGATCATCTTTGTTGGCCATGACATGGGTTCGCGTACGTATCAGACCACCGACCTCGATGCTCTGGCCCGCCTTTGCGCATATCTAAAGGACCCAGCGAACGGGATCTGGCTCGGCACAGTGGAGCAGATCGGCACCTACGTTCGCGATCACCAGCACCTGCCTCGAACACGGTAGCCGGGCCCATGACGTCCAGGGGACCACACCATGAAGATCATTGAGATTCTCTGGCCGCAGGATCGCGAGGACGCATCCCGCCCGACGGATGGAGCAACGAGATCCGCCCGGCCGATTGCCCGCACACACTAGTCCACGCACTTGCAGGCGTTGGGGCACTACACACAGGACCTACAAAACACGCAGCCAGATCACCCTTCGTACCACTCCACGCGGATCCTCGTCGGATGGATACGGCGCGAAGGCTGATCAGTCGCATGAGGTTTCCTGGTACCAGTTTCCACGGACCGTGTTGGACTGCAGGACTATTTGGAGAAGAGTGTCTGCTTCTCCAACGTGATCTGGATGGGGAGCAGAGCCGTGAATCTCGAATCGTATCTGGGTTGGGGGCCCCGGCGAGATTCGAACTCGCGACCCGCTCTTTAGAAGAGAGCCGCTCTCACTCCACTGAGCTACGGGGCCAGTTGCGCCTCGATCCACGCAATCTCCTTCCGACTCGCACTCTTTACGCGACGAACGACAACTTCAGTGCGATACGGCCGGAGATTGCGGATCTCGACGTTGACCAGGCAGCGAAACCACAACCCATCAATCCTCCTGTAGACCTGCGGCTCATTTTCCGGCACCGGAATATCCGACCTTGCCGTGTTCTTCAGCGGACGGAAGCGCCTTGGCTGCTTATAGAGAAGCAACCCGGTAAGTGGATGAACAAAAAATCCGTCCACCTTCGACGGACGTCCTCCGAATGCCGGCCGTCCATACACCTCGCCATCCTCCCCGATAAAAGTCTTGGTCTCGACCTCCCACATCAGATGAGTCCAGATGTGGTAGCCGCTGAGTCCACGCCGGTCAAGAGCTTCGCAGAACTCGCCGAAGACTTTGTCCCAAGGCCGTCCAACGTTCTTGCGGATTGCCCCGCGCAACGGTGAAAGAAAGTCGGAAAAACCTTTCGGGTTGATCTGTCTTTTCCGGGAAGAAGAACGGAACCCGCCGTATTCTTCCGGATAGTCGTGCTCCCGATCGGGGCTGACTCTTACACTGCCGCCGTATTTCTTCGTGATCGCCCAACTGCGGCCATGCCGCGGTCGTTCGGTCGTGCACTTCGCCAAATCTCGTCTCACATTCACCTCGCTAATGATTCGTCATCGGTTGACCTCCTCTCTGGTACATGGCAATCTCCTTTCGTTCTGGTGGAGCCGGTGGGACTTGAACCCACATTGAGATTTCTCTCCCTGATTAAAAGTCAGGTCTCTGCAATCCAATTCGAGTACGACTCCAAACTCTGGTGGGCCACCGGGAAGTCGAATCCCGTCCGAGCGGTTAAGAGCCGCCTATGCTGCCGTCAACACCTGTGACCCGCTGGTGGACGTGGTGAGAGTTGAACTCACGGACTGGCGCTTATAAGGCGCCGGCTACATACCAGCCAGCAGCTACACGTCCACACAATCTGGTGGCTGCGGTCAGATTCGAACTGACTACCTTGCGCTTATGAGACGCACGCTCATCCGCATGAGCTTCGCAGCCATTGGCGAGGGTGGGAGAACTCGAACCTCCGGGTCCGGTTTTGGGAGACCGGCAGTGTAGCCACTTCGCTTACACCTCATTTTCAAAGCGACAGAACATGATTGACAACGATGTCATTCGGGACATAGACTTCGCAGCGTTCCAAAATGACAACGATGTCAGCACGCTTGGAACCTCTAGACGTGCCGACCAAAGCAAAACCCCCCAGGAGGATCTATGGAACGCTACTACACGCTTCGTGAGTGTCTGAAATGGAGGCGCCGCGATGCGCTTTCTTGGTTAGGCTGCTTGCTGGCGCTCCTCATTCCGGCGATGGCCCTGCACGCCCAGGAATTTCGCGGAACGATTACCGGTCAGGTGACCGATGAAAAGAGTGCGGTACTGCAAGGGGCGACGGTCATTGCCGTCGGCCCGCAACAGACCTACAAGGCGGAGACTACCGCCAAGGGCGACTTCACCATTCCGCTGGTGCAGCCGGGAACTTACTCGATCTCCGCGGAAGTGCAGGGATTCAAGAAGACCGAGCAGCAGGGCCTTGTGATCGACGTATCCTCCAAGGTGAATGTCAACCTTGTGCTCGCCGTGGGCACCGTCAGCGAGACGGTCACGGTAACGGCGGAGTCCGCCACGGTCAATACGGTGGACGCGTCCGGCGGCACGGTGATTGCTCCCGAGCAGGTGCAGAGCCTCCCCATGAACGGGCGGCAGATGTATACCCTTTTGAGCCTGACGCCAGGTGTCAAGGGCTCCGATCCGGGCACTCAGGCTTCGGGGCTGAACGAATCCAATGGCTACTCGATCAACGGCAACTGGGGTAACTACAACCAGTTTTCGCTGAATGGCGCTCCCGTTTCGCAGCAGAACGGCGGCGGATCCGGTACGTGGAACATCTCCCCCAGTGTGGACGCGGTGGAAGAGTTCAAGGTGATGACCAACACCTACGACGCCCAGTACGGGCGCACAAACGGCGGCACGGTCAACACCATCCTGAAGAGCGGCACATCCCAATACCACGGCACGGCGTTTGATTACTGGCGCAACGCGGTGCTGGATACCAACCGCTTCGACCTGAAGCAGGCCGGTGTGCCCAAACAGGCCCACAATCTGCACCAGTTTGGCGGGACAGTGGGCGGTCCGGTGCCCGGTCTTCGCAAGAACACTTTCTTCTTCTTTAGCTGGGAAAGTTGGCGAGAGGCTCGGCCCGGCAGCGTCACCGAGAACACGATCACTTCCGACATGCTTCCGGGTTCAGATGGTAGCGTGGACCTGTCGAACTACCTTGCGGCTATCGGCGCGACGAACGGCATTTACGATCCCCTCACCACCTATTGCGTCACCGAGGGGAGCAACGGATGCAGCAAGTGGGCGCGCCAACAATTCCCCGGCAACGTGATTCCCGCGA from the Occallatibacter riparius genome contains:
- a CDS encoding polysaccharide deacetylase family protein, with protein sequence MTSIAIALAIGLGHLAGRTSAQPSAPETAFHWPEGKRAAVSLTFDDSRTSQIDAGLVVLNKAGVKATFYAQAPGIEKRLDGWKQAVAAGHEIGSHTVTHPCTGNYPFSRSNALEDYDLNRMAEQLDENSRRIHSLLGVTPKDFAYPCGLKFVGRGMQTKSYVPLIAKRFLTGRGYLDEAPNDPSFVDLTQAMGTPFDDLDFDHMKQVVDDAKRNGSWIIFVGHDMGSRTYQTTDLDALARLCAYLKDPANGIWLGTVEQIGTYVRDHQHLPRTR